AAATTGTGGAGAAAGTCTTCTTCCATTCCAGGTAACAAGCTTCACACTGTGCCTTGGGATTTCCTTGGAAATAACTAAAAGCTTCAGCATACAATTAAAAATGCCAGGCTCCTATAGGGCAGAACCTGAGAGGCCTTCTACATTACAAATGCAATTACAATTCTCTAGCCAAGCCAAAGGAAAGAGTAAAGGGTTTGTGTCTCTCAACTCATGAGAGATTCGGGAATCTAGTCCTAAACTTTAGAGAAAACATGATCTTGTGTTTGGAAACCAAACTGGCTCAACCCCTGGCTCTGACACAGATTTTCTATGAGAAGACATTTCATTTCACTGCACATCAGTTCTCCTTTTATAAATGGAAATAACAATTATTTTGCTTTTTGATTGCAGGCCCTTTGGGGCACAAACTGTCTCTGACTGAGCATCATGGCATGCTTGTAGCTTGAGAGCTTAACTCATCCTGGCTGGGGCCTCTGGACACTACTCAAGTAAGTGACAATAAATATGATTAAAGGAAATATCACAAAGCTGGTTGACTTGCCTTCCCATCTTTTGATTTGACAAGACACAGATGGCCTATTCCAAATGAACATTTCCTGACTTTAACTGCTAGACAGGACTGACAAAGCACTATAATTTATAGTTCTGACACAGTACAAGGCACAGAATGGCCAGTTCTACTCAACAGGCTGTTCAGAGAATCAGCCTAGCTTGTCAAAGTGTGATTTGTTTTTCGTATAACTGAACAGGGGGAAGTGTATAAAAGAACTATCAAGCAAAAATGCAACAAATAAATAGCAGTGAAATTAATCTACTAACCATCATCTATAGTCAGGTTGGAACAGCTGCAAGAAGTTGAACGGGCACAAGTTGGAGaagctaaaacaaacaaaaccctcgGGCTTCGAAAGCTAATAGGAAAATTATGACCTGGGCCCTAAAATGACTCTTCAGTCATAGAACATTTTTTGCATCCTGGCCATTTGAGCTTGTTTCTGGACTGCCTTTCCTTTTTGATCTTTAGAGGGTATTCAGTCAGGGtcccttcacctccctgctgctggatttgaGGCTTGGCAGAATGTTAGCTCAATGGTATTATCTTCTACTTACAGCATTTCCATGGAAACTCCTCCATATATCACAACAGGAATAAGGTCTTTGAGAAATacaagggggcaggccaggaagGGAAGATACTATAGCTACACCCTAGAGAAAGCCTACCTGGGGACTGCTTATTTGGATTATTGAGTAGGCATTAACTGGGTTCACACTCAGCTGTGTACAGGGCACTTGTGGGCAGTAGGCATGAAGTCCATGAGCATTCATCTCTGGAGAAAACAAGATAGGGATCAGGATCCACCATGCAGACATTTGTCCTCTGTATGTGAATGGCTATGGCCTCAAATATGAAAGTTTATGAACCCCTTTGGGGAAAAATTTGAAGGTAAATCTACAGATTCTTCGGTGTGCATTGCTCCTTATACAAGGGGGAGAAAACACTTACAGGAGGGAAATGGTCACAAGTATAACTCTGGTGAGGTGGCAGAGGAGCCAGTtttatttcttcccttttctccttcacTTTTTATTTAGCATCCATCTTTACAATGCTGTCACATCCACCTGTAGCTACTTGTGGACTTGACACTCTCTGGGACAGCTACCAAACTTATTTCTGAGCTACAGGCAGTCCTGTCAGTATTTCTTCAGCGCTCCCTTTCCATTGCTTGAAAATAATGAGGCTGTCCATCTCGCCCACCATCCTAGCTTACTTTCAATTTCTGctctcttcctccttttcctcaggcCTACACTTCCACTTTGTATCCTTCTAGCAAGCTCATCTTCACACATTTTCTCTGCATGATTAAACCCTTGTTCTCTTCCACTTACTTCTCTTTCTCAAGGCCATTTCAGGACAGCAACCGCAACATTCCATCCTTTTTCCACTCCTCCTCGCTGCACTATCAGCCAGCATATTATATCTGTTTGAATTGTTTTGCCCTTGCTCCAGGCCACGATCTCCTTGAGGCAGGGTCTGTGTGTCCTTGTACATTTTTGCAGAGctgagcacactgaagtgctcAAACAAAAAGAACCAGGGAAATATTTTTAATGCTCTTCTACCCTTCAGAAGATACGGTAAGGGAAAGATGGAAGCACTGTAATGCTTCTTTCCACCTTCTCCCAGCATTTTGTTTATTCAAAATGCCCAAACTTCACCTTACATAACAGCAATGATGTTTCAGGTgttgagagacaaggattttttggcGGGGGTAGTGCGGGGTGCTGTTAAACCCTTTATAGCACCAGCTGCACGGTTGGGAGTGATTTTAGACACTCTTTGggtagggacaaacattacacataaaccagtttaagtgatccgaaactggtttaaacctgtaacagaacagatgttcggtgcacataaaccagtttgaaaatggctgaaaccgatttgagataaacctggttgaatgtagtatcagagttaactgatttggctcaaaccagtttatgcaatgtctgtcccaggccccatgctggtttaagataagagtcccccagcatcccacaatgatcttggggggggcagggttctctgctccacagtagggctggcccttcccctctgcatcTGCCTGACTTCTCCATGCTAATCAGGCATTATTCCCTCCCACCtctctgctttacacagacaccttggcattagctagcagaaCACATATTGGCTACAggccatgctgtgggagagacaaaggcagacaggctttttggagctaatcaacaggttaatgtccttccttggaaacacTGTTTgggaagagctgtttgctcccttccctccccctcaccactctctgctaagcacaaatccccccctcccctctgccatgctgggtctgtgctaatcaacagatagctggtaaagtctctctgttttcttaatggggcaataaacactgagataaggATGACAAACACTGTTAtcatcttcccccttcccctccctcccccccacgcttccatgcctgtcagtttgctgcaggctcggacagtataaagaagcagggacagggagattgaaaagcttcgtatcatcaacagatgcatgcactgcacacacccaccttgcctcagagtgctagcccagggatgcaggctggcaacactcctgccccttgagcagcaagcagggaaaagcctgggactccaggcagggtgggggttcagaccgctccctaatcagagcgctgctgggacctggccatacCCCCCTCAGTTTAGCTCTGTGGAAGGGCAGGTAGGGCTGTTCTAGCGCCCCTCACTTTCAGCCTGAACCACGGGAAGCATGTGCCTGTGTTTCCTCAGaccagagggattgtctgtatggttggaaacctgttcagcctagccaggttagactaacctgcaaaggttgaatcaattcagactcaggctttttgaatgtctgtccctagcctttggggCACACAAGTACCCTTCCTCAGATctgagaaagaagcagatacaaCTTGAGATTTACTtcttagacctgaggaagggtacttttGTGCCCCAAAGCCCATCTAAAATCTcttccagctatgcagttggttcagtaaaataTATCCTCCtatcccaccctcaccccacacatacacacaaaaaatcTTTGCATCTTATGTATTCCTGGACCGtaatggctacaacatcactccaccACTACCACTCATTTCAGAGGATGAGCAGTGGTAATATGAGCCTCTCACCCACTGTTTGAAAGCCCCAAGCCATTGGCCTCTATATTTTCAGCTGCTCTAAGAATCTATCATTCATGCATCATGAGTTCTATTGACACAAACATATGTAGTATCACTCAGTTATCTACAATCACAATTCTAGAACTGTATCACCTGCTTACACACTTAGGAGGTCCCTGCCCTAAAGACCATATCCACTTAGAGTAAATTAAGATAGGGAGGAAGCAGAACAAGTATATCAGAATCAGCCAATTTTGCCTCCTTCCCTCCACACCCCTACCACTTGCATCCCCATTATTGTTAGAGAATACAAATAATGTTTGTAAATGAGCACAGAGCCTACGCAAAGCAACTTGCCTTTGAGCTACGCCTCAGTTTATTCTACTCATacataatttgatttttttcacaCCAAGGGAAATTAATCATACATAGAAAGCATGGTTTTTCATTCTAAAAATAAAGTGTAAATCTTAATCACATTCCCAGGATTTACTCCTACAGCACACTGCACCATTATTTTAatagagtttaaaaaaagaacactcacccacccacccaccccaaggaAAGTGGTCCCAGTCCCCCCAGACaccacatttctgaaccaagaaGTGAAGTAGAGCACTGACATGCTGGTCAGGGCTGTCTCATTCTTTAGCGGTACTTCAGAATAGTCTGCTCCATACCAGCTGAGGACAGCTGAAGTGATCTTGTCACATTCTTATCCTACTCCTCAGAGTCAGCAAGCAGCACAGGAATCAGATGCACCGGTTCTGCCCAGCTCTCCAGAGTGGAGACATTCTCAGCTGGTCTGATTTAGTTGCCTTCTTGTCCCTTTGCACCACTGGAGCAATAAGGCTTGGTTATGTAAGAATACTGATGTCACGGTTTTAACGCTACAGCAAGCACTCTCCTGTAAAAACAGTCTTAACTTATATTGTGCAACATGACTGGTAAGCAGTAGAACCAATTCCAGACAAATTGTCTGGCACAGTAGAGGATAAAGGATCTTCCAGGCTGTTATGTCTCCTGGGTGGAAATATGGTGGAAGTAAATCATTTCAGCTACTCGTGACTCAGAAATGAAAATGCTTTTTACATGGAGAAAGTGTTTCTGCTAAAACTTTAaatttttcccttttctgaatCTATGCAGCCTGGTAGTCTGCTTTGAGAGTTTTCTTCCCAGGCTGTCTTCAGTCTTTTCCCCCATTATGCCCAGTTATGCTGTGGTCACATACCAGCTTGTTGGGCAACTTTCACAGGTGGATTTTTGGTGCAGGTGGGGATATTTGCTATTTTCGCATAAGAAGCAAGAAAGAAGTGTGAAAATTATGACTGGAAAACTGAACATGTGGCGCATGATATCTTTAAGATTTTGAGTCACAATTAAGCTTTCCAAGAGAACAACCCAGTTCATGAGAATTCTCAGGCCTTTAATCAAAATAACATTTACAAGATATAAGGACAAATACATTAATGCTTCCAACTTCACatttcatagaatcctagaaaattagggttgaaagggacttcagggggTCACCTcgtccaatctcctgctcaaggcaggacaaagccaaagctttctctagctgggtcttaaaaacctccaaggatggagattccaccaccgctctgggtaacctgttccagtactttattaccttcctagtgaggaagtttttttctaacatctaacctaaacttccctcactgcagcttgagtctgttgctccttgttctgccatctgccaccgctgagaacagtcttgacccatcctctttggaacccccctccaggtggatgaaggctgctattaaatcccccctcagtcttcttctccaggctaaataagcccagttccctccgcctctcctcatatgtagggacctactcaaattgcaATTCCACTATTTTTGCGGAAACCATGAAAAAGGCAGTTTCCACAATTTTGCACAGAATTgccaaaaaaaattactaaaaataaaattctggatTCCCGGTGGGAGccagcagccacttgcagcccagcCTAACAGCCTGCCGTcggggtggtggagggaagccaGTGACACAAAGGGTTAGCAGCTCAGATGGTGGCTGgtgccctcctccctccactggtGATTGGCTGAGAAGACTACCTTTTGTGTGGCCCCATCTCTTGCTGCCAATTAGTAaccaggggtggggccacatgaaggGTAGCCATCTATGCCAATCAGTGGTAAGGGGCGGGGCTGCACAAAaagcagccctcttggccaatcagtgttGACGGACGGGGTCACCAGGGCCCCTTGGTCTGTCAGTGGTGTGGGGGGATCTCactgcaaaaaacccccacaaaaatgGTAACTGGCACGATTAGCAACTGACAAAATCACCTGTCTGCTGCCTCGATTTGGGTAGGTCCTTATTCATAAGTCATAAGCCcaagtcccctaaccattttcatttccctccactagactctctccaatttgtctacatcatttctgtagtgggggtcccaaacctggacacagtactccagatgtgacctcaccagtgctgaatagaggagaagactcacttctctcaatctgctgaTAACActtactaatgcagtccagtatgcccttagccttctttgcaacaaaggcactctgttggctcacattcagtgtaacctccaggtccttttctgcagatctgctgcttagccagtcagcccccagcctatactagtgcatgggattgctctgtcctaattGCAGGACTTTCTACTTTTCCtaactgaacctcatgagatttcttttggtccagtcctccaatttgccaaggtctctctgaatcctatccctaccctctggtgtatctactattccccccagtttgtgtcatctacaaacttgctgatggtgcactccatcccatcttccaggttgttgaagaGATTGAACAacaccagtcccaggactgaccactggggcactccacttgatatcagctggctgccaactagacatcaagccactgattgctaccctttgagcccaatgatccatccagttttctatccacctttcagtcctttcatccaacccagacttccttagcttgcttgtgagaatgttgcgGGAGACTTGCCATTGGTAAATCCATgttgtttctaatcaccttcttctcctcaaaGTGCTTAGGaatagattccttgagaacctgcttcatgattttatagtttcagtttcatagatgttagggtcggaagggacctattagatcatcaagtccagccccctgccctgggcaggaatgagtactggggtcagatgaccccagccaggtctctgtccaatctccttttaaacatctccaaggaaggggacagcaccacctcccttggaagcttatttcatattttggcaaccctcactgtaaataattttttcctgatgtccaatctgaatttgctctcttacagtttgtggccattatttctagttaccccgacaaGCACCCTGGTAAGctttgtatcccctatttcttgctggtccctccgatgagtttgtaggcggccacaagatcacctctcagcctcctcttgcagaggctgaagaggttcagatctcccaatcggtccacatagTGTTTTTTCTGTAGGTCTTTAACcagacgagtggccctcctctgaaccctctccaggccacccacatccctcccaaagtgtggtgcccaaaaatggatgcagttctcccgctgcggcctcaccaatgccacatagaggggaagggactGAGGTGGGACTGACTGATCTTATGTTTCCCTGGATCCtacttcttctctttcttaaagatgggcactatatttgcccttttccaattgtccaggacctcttccagtcatcacaatttttcaaagataatggccagtggctctgtattCATATCagtcaattccctcagcacccttgggtgcatcacgTCTGGCCCCTTGGTtttgtacacatccagatttctaaatagtccctagcttgttttttcaccactgttggctgctcatcttctccccaaactgtgctgccaagtgtagtagtctggaagctgaccctgactgtgaagaccaaggtaaaaaacaaactaaaaaacattaaaattaaaaaattaaacatatcTACCACAAATCCAACAGATACTAAGACACAGTCAGTTACGAGATAAATTAGTTAATTAAAATACGTTTTTTTcaacatattaaaaatatacaaTGTAGAATACAATTGTGGATTTCAATGCATGACACTTATtgacaaaggaagaaaaatgttgtGACATCATCAGTGTAACCCCACGCTACAACACAGTAACAGATAATATATACggcaggaaatgtttttggacAACTGTCAAAATTAGAATGGAAACACACTATTGGTCTGAGTTTCACATGTGCTCAGCATCTCTGGACATCAGGCTAAGTATTATCAAAATTAAGGAGGGGAGAATCAAGCTATAATCTCAGTCTAAGAGAATTTAGCAGCACATTTGATGCAACTAGAGCATGGAAAATTCTGAGCTGTGATTGGAAATGTTCACCAGTTTACTAGTGGACATAACGTCAAGTCCCAAGCTCACTCCCTCTTTTCCTCTAAGATGCAGTTCACCTCTTGTTCCCTGTTGTCAGTGCTAGTGAAAAACCCTTTCAAAGAAGTCTATATTAATATAGGTATTTACAGTAAAAACCAATTAAGTATTTCCCTGTCTGACCACTGCAACTCTTCCTGTTCAGACACAAATTGAAAATAGtctattttatttgaaaatggaTAATAATTTAAGATATATGGaatttttcaatattttgtataaatgccctgagcAAGTATTCCACATCTTGTTGCAGCTTCTGACTGATAGACCTTGAAGGCTTTTGCTTTAGCATCTTGGCTGCGAAAGGTACTGAGATGAGGGTCAACTTTCTCCAAAGAGGGCAAATGACAAAGTGGAGCTGATTTCACAGGCCGTTGGTGTTCTCTCAGCATGCTGCAGTATGTCTTGTATACTTTCCCATGGGGCATTATcctctttttttgttccttttgaaTGTAGGTGTTTTCCCGTTGTTCCTCCACCCAGATATCCTGGAACCGATGCTCGAGAACATCTGTGATAGGGGTATGGCGGCGAGGTGGCATTCCATATGTCATGGCATCTGGTAGGCGTGGTGGGTCCTTTTTAAAGTGACGTTCGTCATCTTCGGGGAGACGGATATCATGGGTTTGGCGGTACCTATAGTGTTCCTTTGCTGTGATAAGGCCAGCCTTGACTGCTTTGTGGTTCATAGAAATAAAATCACGTGGCATCTTCTTTGGTGGTTTTGGTGCAACTTTCATTACATTCCAGTGGCCTATCGCTTCAGGAACTCCCCCCTCATTGGGAAGACGTAGTCCATACACAAAATCAGACCCTGGCAAGCGTGCACAAATTTGGCGTGGCCTTCCCAGCTCTGGCTTAAGGATGAGGTGGTTCTGGAACATGGTGTCTCTCAGCACCCCAACTCTCTCATTTTCCATCCCCAATTGGATATCAGCTGCGATCAGGGGGATCAAGGGCGGGGGACAGATGTCACTAACGCTgcatcttcttttctttttctgagggAATCTGTGATCCTTGGATGCTTCCATTGCCAATCAGTGAGAAGCGAGCAGAGATTATCACTCCCAGCTCTCTTGTCCAACGTGGGCAACTGAACTTGTTAGCCCTACAAGCCTAACTCTAGATTCTTGTGACATCACAAACCACACAACCTTCTTCCTGATGTCTTCATGATGTCATCAAAACTGAACATATTCATTGGTTGTCATCCAGTCACTATTGGCAACAGTAAGGTGCAGGTGACCGTGGTTCTTCCTGACAAGAGGGAGTGATAGCGCCTCCCGGAGCCAGTACAACAAATAGAGGGAGGAGGGTTTAGCTTGAAGGGATGGAAGATCcctgaacaactggtgcctcccgtgactggggggcaccatggtggcaagtggggactgcctgcagctgctgctgcagatgccaCAGAGGCTGCTGAccgtgtcagcagtggggggtacAGGTGCAAGTGGCGACCGCCCGCAGAAGCCGGCAGCAGCTTTggcggtggccaatctcagggggggcatgtgccctcccgtGCCCCCCCTGCACATCATCTATGGGAAGATCCATGTGTCTAAGGCAGCTCAACCCCACAGGAATGTTACTAAACCATCCCTGTTTTAATGGCAATGACCTGTaatcagtgaaaaaaaatatttctgaaaagcaattttaaaaattaaatgtcaAGTTAAAAGACCGTTGTTACAGCATGTCTAAGAGAGAATTTCAGACCAGGGTACCACAAATGCCACTTCCACCAATCATGCAGTTCAAACACAAAGCCAGACAGCTAATGTTTCAGCACTGAACTGTGAGGAGACCCAGGTTTTTTCAACAGCTCTGCTACTAACTTGTGCATATAAAATGAAGTAAATCATTTAATCCCTCAGTACCTCTGTTTTCCCTCCTATCTGTTGTCTCTTGCCTATTTAGATTCTCTATATCAGGGACACTCTCTCAGAGCCAACAATGCCCTAAGCTGAGATGGACTCTCCAAGACTACAGATAATAATATCTCAGTGGGAGGAACTTTATGATTGTCCAAAAGAGATAATACAATTTAGGGCTTGACTGGGAAAATTCCTTCCAAGCTAGGACTCAGGTCTCCCCCTAAGCATGAATTTCTAGTCACCCTAAGTTGTGCCTAATATTTGTAATTACTCATACAATGTTCAAAAAAACCTCTTCTACTCACAATGCAGAAAACATCAAATTAATTTCCTTACTATATTTGCATTGATAGAGCTAAACAAACATTTCCAGAACAAGAAGGCAACATTAGAACAAATCTAACCTGAAAACAGAAAGTTAAGCTTTGACAATTAACTTACTCTTAGATATGCAAGTACATTGCAGAAGTCAAACGTAAGTTATATACTGCAAAATATGAACTTGAAAAAGAAATCAGAATTGAaactttatattatttttatttttacaaggaCTTCAAATTTTGCATTTACTCTATATTTCTCTTTAGAGAAAGCTAGGAAATGTTTACATATTAGCTTTCAGAGGGTTCTCTTAGTAACACCAATTGCCAGATAGCATGTACTATGACATATTTCTGGAGCCTAATTACAAAATCTTTGCAAAGGGAAAGTGAATGTGCAGAAACCATTTACCAAATTTAATCTCagaaactttttattttaaaatattaaaagtgaTTGCGTTTTATCAGACTTCAAAGTGAATGCACCCGCAGATGCCCTCATATTGcataacacacatacacacacatgtgcaaatGACGTGTgtgaatatgtatatatgtactaTGTGCATGCGTGTGAAGCCATTTTGATTTACTTCAATGCAAAGAAAGCTGTTTTGTACAAGTAAAATTGTATCTAGGTGGTGAGACTAGTTCAgtgaggaaaaatatatattttttttaggtCTGAGTGATAGACCCCTGAATGCCATGTGCAGTAACAGAATAGCAATCTCACCAAGGTCATATTTCTACTTCTTTTTTATATACAAAAGCTATATTATTATTCCCTCTGCTTCCAAAAGCAACCACGTTCATTATCCTTTTAACATTAAAACAGGTCactaagaaaaagaagaaaaaaagaaacacccCATGCCAGCGTTTTAAATGTTCCCCcacatcaaattaaaaaaaaaaaaatcttacagtaTCTTTTGAAGTTCCCAGTTTCTTCAGCCCATCCAGAGGCAGCAGGTCTGCTGAATCCTTGTGAATAAACTGAACTGCCTGTTTCATTCTCCTCTGCTGTCGGAGAGATGCAGCTTCCCTCATTTCCACCTCCTTCCTACTAGGCTCAGTGAGGATACCCGAATAAAACATCTTCTTGTCTGTGCACGTCTCACTCTCACTAAGGAGATGCTACACTCCCTTACAGAAATGAGCAACAAAATGATTTATTGTCTGCACTTGATAAGGGAAGCCTCATGACGTTTCAAGGTCAGCAGGTACTCCAGCCAGTGCAGCATGGTAAAGGAGGGGTTAGGCACATTGCAACGTGCTGCAAACAACCCGCGTGAATTCAGACTCAGTCTAGAGGAATAATCAGCACTGTTTCATCTCACTGGCTCCTCTGAAAAGAAGAGTTGGAATGACTAAATAACATTAGCCTTGGGCACCACCCTGTCTTTTACATTACACCAGCACATGTGCCTTTGAGTTGGTTCtaggaaaataaatgtttcagaAGATGAGCTTTTGCAAACAAAACCAGTTTGTTCTCTAATGAAATAGATGTGatcttaaaaaaagagagagagagacagaaacatgTGTAATATGAAAATACAGTGGTAGCTCTACAGAGAGAAGGCAAGACAGAATGGCACCACATAGTCTAGCTTTATAAAGAGTTCATTTGCTGCCTTGTAGAACTCGGGGATAGATAATCTGTGTCTTTTTAGTACTTCCAGAACCaaaaggtgtgtctacacatgtactttaatgcacattagtctattttaatgtgcattaaagcttcacaaaaaagtgctctttagctaatgtgtattaaaacaGGCAAATGCATGTTTTTCTACtatctcacaatggagggcacctatacatgagcatggaggctgctccgatgcactgtagttacaacgcattggagcagactcgattaatcaagtctgctggagcatggcagttactgcgctccagcagcctcctacatGTTGTGtgtcagcgtccctgcacttaaaaatgggggtgggatgcttgaactaaagcttgttgaacaagct
This genomic window from Alligator mississippiensis isolate rAllMis1 chromosome 2, rAllMis1, whole genome shotgun sequence contains:
- the LOC102566777 gene encoding cilia- and flagella-associated protein 77-like; translation: MEASKDHRFPQKKKRRCSVSDICPPPLIPLIAADIQLGMENERVGVLRDTMFQNHLILKPELGRPRQICARLPGSDFVYGLRLPNEGGVPEAIGHWNVMKVAPKPPKKMPRDFISMNHKAVKAGLITAKEHYRYRQTHDIRLPEDDERHFKKDPPRLPDAMTYGMPPRRHTPITDVLEHRFQDIWVEEQRENTYIQKEQKKRIMPHGKVYKTYCSMLREHQRPVKSAPLCHLPSLEKVDPHLSTFRSQDAKAKAFKVYQSEAATRCGILAQGIYTKY